A region from the Candidatus Nealsonbacteria bacterium genome encodes:
- a CDS encoding CbiQ family ECF transporter T component, translating to MSEVYLIDYYSNSINSFFHRRTVLSKAVLLLLIFLSVISSKSFHVFLFVFLNLIIISLISKIPLKMIGKWSFYPIIFTSIFALSQINQGWLPLITLFRALIIAFAVMLFFCITPYSLVFSKISRLSSFFSSMFLLTYRYFFLIIEEIETRFQMMKVRGGTSGGLVRSVINVGKLIGAILISLIERGEKMYGLLLIRGYNGRIYSRTKEKFSYLDVIVISWGIVIFILSSLIL from the coding sequence ATGAGTGAGGTTTATTTAATTGATTATTATTCTAATAGTATTAACAGTTTTTTTCATAGAAGAACCGTTTTATCTAAGGCGGTTCTTCTTCTTCTTATTTTTCTATCAGTAATTTCTTCAAAATCATTTCATGTTTTCTTATTTGTTTTTTTGAATTTGATAATTATTTCTCTTATTTCAAAAATACCATTAAAGATGATTGGGAAGTGGTCTTTTTATCCAATCATTTTTACTTCAATTTTTGCTCTTTCTCAAATAAATCAAGGATGGCTTCCTCTTATTACTCTTTTTAGGGCCTTAATTATAGCTTTTGCAGTAATGCTATTTTTTTGCATTACTCCTTACTCTTTGGTTTTTTCAAAAATTAGTAGATTATCTTCCTTCTTTTCTAGTATGTTTCTTTTGACCTACCGTTACTTCTTTTTAATTATAGAAGAAATAGAAACACGCTTTCAAATGATGAAAGTTAGGGGAGGGACATCGGGTGGGCTAGTCAGATCTGTTATAAATGTTGGTAAGTTGATAGGGGCTATTCTTATTTCTCTTATTGAAAGGGGAGAGAAGATGTATGGCCTTTTGTTGATTAGGGGATATAATGGAAGAATATACTCACGTACGAAAGAGAAGTTTAGCTACCTCGATGTTATAGTAATTTCTTGGGGGATAGTGATATTTATATTATCTAGTTTAATTTTATGA
- a CDS encoding energy-coupling factor ABC transporter permease: MHIHIPDGVLPIWLWVLGFAITLVFLSISAIRLKSDLRRMPLAAILTALVVLLMSVPLGIPAHINMMVFVGIIMGIHWSLVISFLVNFILASFAHGGLSIIGLNTLILWAQAIIGIALFGVLKQLLKDKSLRGGLTTFLAILLSFFLTLGIVLAANLEVDKFFFDDHDHYEEKYYDEEHHDEISLLIFLSLSLPFVLWGAAIESIVTFVGIKHIDKTRPELIK, encoded by the coding sequence ATGCATATACACATTCCAGACGGAGTTCTCCCAATTTGGTTATGGGTGTTGGGCTTTGCCATAACCTTAGTGTTCCTTTCAATTTCGGCTATAAGATTAAAAAGCGATCTCAGAAGAATGCCCCTCGCGGCCATACTTACGGCTTTGGTTGTTCTTTTAATGTCTGTTCCCTTAGGCATCCCAGCGCACATTAATATGATGGTCTTTGTTGGAATAATAATGGGAATTCATTGGTCTCTTGTAATATCGTTTTTAGTCAATTTTATTTTAGCTTCGTTTGCACACGGTGGATTGTCAATAATTGGACTAAATACCTTGATTCTTTGGGCACAGGCAATTATTGGCATTGCTCTTTTCGGGGTACTCAAACAGTTACTTAAGGATAAATCTCTTAGAGGAGGATTAACTACTTTTTTAGCTATACTCCTTTCTTTCTTCTTAACGCTCGGAATAGTTTTGGCAGCCAATTTAGAGGTTGATAAATTTTTCTTTGATGATCATGATCATTATGAAGAAAAGTATTATGACGAAGAACATCATGATGAAATATCACTTCTTATCTTTTTAAGCTTATCCTTGCCTTTTGTATTATGGGGGGCTGCGATAGAAAGCATTGTTACTTTTGTTGGAATAAAGCATATCGATAAAACTAGGCCGGAACTTATTAAATGA